One window from the genome of Candidatus Thermoplasmatota archaeon encodes:
- a CDS encoding MFS transporter, which produces MSPVDAVRGEGRKDPRANIVSKMTSNQIGVNLGKGMADPYVPFLALGLGATPPELGWLQAFTNLFPAVMQVPWGKLSDFFGRRIPFLIIGGVMSFALYFFMMGAMNAWQLIILVAIQMFIGSMMIPTWSALVGDVTTVKNRGSTMGRFFAASSLASLIGTLFAGAVIPDAGTTFERFAVPFFIAGISGITGSLILFEIMEQKRRMFASPKTLFKFSLRSFVFISDLSENRNFRNLVVLNTTFNFIMSIIWPILILTYVWVLHATAFEIGIMIVISTGSTLFFQTKVGKLLDVIGPMPQILISRFAFISVPIVTALATQVWHIYALNLFLGFANAMANVAFFAYILDVAPDEKKGEYFAVYNTILGIATFIGSIIGGYLAWYFVNYYGGDWVLGLGAVYAVSALGRAACAVWFFRLKDPVTYPDTLIGVIKKMFKRWRERGWSPL; this is translated from the coding sequence TTGAGTCCAGTGGATGCGGTACGTGGTGAGGGCCGCAAGGATCCACGGGCCAACATCGTCTCCAAGATGACCTCCAACCAAATTGGGGTGAACCTTGGGAAGGGCATGGCAGACCCTTACGTCCCTTTTCTTGCTCTTGGACTAGGTGCCACTCCCCCCGAGCTCGGCTGGCTCCAGGCTTTCACCAACCTCTTTCCAGCCGTCATGCAGGTCCCTTGGGGGAAGCTGAGCGACTTCTTCGGGAGAAGGATACCGTTTCTCATCATCGGCGGAGTGATGTCGTTCGCACTCTACTTCTTCATGATGGGAGCGATGAATGCGTGGCAGCTCATCATCCTCGTGGCCATACAGATGTTCATCGGCTCAATGATGATCCCGACCTGGTCCGCCCTGGTGGGGGATGTCACCACAGTCAAGAATAGGGGCTCCACAATGGGGAGGTTCTTCGCGGCTTCATCATTGGCCAGCCTTATCGGTACCCTTTTCGCAGGCGCTGTCATACCGGACGCGGGCACCACATTCGAGCGGTTTGCGGTCCCGTTCTTCATCGCCGGGATCAGTGGCATCACAGGCTCGCTCATACTGTTCGAGATAATGGAGCAGAAGAGGCGTATGTTTGCCTCCCCAAAGACGCTCTTCAAATTCAGCCTCAGGTCTTTCGTCTTCATCTCTGACCTCTCCGAGAACAGGAACTTCAGGAACCTCGTCGTCCTCAACACAACCTTCAACTTCATCATGTCCATCATCTGGCCAATACTCATCCTTACGTATGTGTGGGTACTCCATGCAACCGCGTTCGAGATTGGTATCATGATCGTCATTTCCACGGGCTCGACCCTCTTCTTTCAGACGAAGGTCGGGAAGCTCCTGGATGTGATCGGCCCGATGCCCCAGATCCTTATCTCGAGGTTCGCATTCATATCGGTTCCAATCGTTACGGCGCTCGCAACACAGGTGTGGCACATCTACGCGCTCAATCTATTCCTCGGCTTCGCCAACGCAATGGCCAACGTCGCTTTTTTCGCTTACATACTCGACGTGGCCCCTGACGAGAAGAAGGGCGAGTACTTCGCCGTTTACAACACAATCTTAGGCATAGCCACATTCATCGGATCGATTATCGGTGGGTACCTGGCATGGTACTTCGTGAACTATTATGGAGGTGACTGGGTCCTCGGTCTCGGTGCGGTCTATGCCGTTTCCGCCTTGGGGAGAGCTGCATGTGCAGTCTGGTTCTTCAGACTGAAGGACCCGGTGACCTATCCAGATACACTGATTGGCGTGATCAAGAAGATGTTCAAGCGTTGGCGCGAACGTGGTTGGTCGCCACTATGA